Proteins from a single region of Deinococcus fonticola:
- a CDS encoding alpha/beta hydrolase: MAPARLQARPTPELIPPPEVRGVVPLNLGAQRDGLLYVPLRHPLGGPRPLLVACHGAGSEASHSIRPFMDAAEERGLLLLACDSRAATWDMIHGGYGPDVTFIDRALQQVFSRYAIDPSRLALDGFSDGASYALSLGLANGDLFTHLLGFSPGFLNPAAQVGRPQIFISHGTSDRVLPIDRCSRVIVSQLQQAGYDPHYVEFEGGHTVPPQVQQQALNWWLGTALEGNS, from the coding sequence ATGGCCCCTGCACGCTTACAGGCCCGCCCGACCCCCGAACTGATCCCCCCGCCCGAGGTGCGCGGCGTCGTACCGCTGAACCTGGGCGCGCAGCGCGACGGTCTGCTGTATGTGCCGCTGCGTCACCCGCTAGGCGGCCCGCGCCCGCTGCTGGTCGCCTGCCACGGGGCGGGCAGCGAGGCCAGTCACTCCATCCGGCCTTTCATGGACGCCGCCGAGGAACGCGGCCTGCTGCTGCTGGCCTGCGATTCGCGCGCCGCCACCTGGGACATGATTCACGGCGGGTACGGCCCGGACGTGACCTTCATCGACCGGGCGTTGCAGCAGGTGTTCAGCCGCTACGCCATCGACCCGTCGCGCCTGGCGCTGGACGGCTTTTCCGACGGGGCCAGCTACGCGCTGTCGCTGGGCCTGGCCAACGGCGACCTGTTCACGCACCTGCTGGGCTTCTCGCCGGGCTTCCTGAACCCCGCCGCGCAGGTGGGCCGGCCACAGATTTTCATATCGCACGGCACCAGTGACCGGGTGCTGCCCATCGACCGGTGCAGCCGCGTGATCGTGAGTCAGTTGCAACAGGCCGGTTACGACCCGCACTACGTGGAATTCGAGGGGGGCCACACCGTCCCGCCCCAGGTGCAGCAGCAGGCGCTCAACTGGTGGTTGGGCACAGCGCTGGAAGGCAATAGCTAA
- the gatC gene encoding Asp-tRNA(Asn)/Glu-tRNA(Gln) amidotransferase subunit GatC, with protein MIDAAQIEHLASLARLQLTPDEKTAMQEDLTRVLGYFAELNEVNTDGIEEMQRPVNLVNVLREDVPAQAFSPSVVSALAPEMQDGQIRIPRTVEAE; from the coding sequence ATGATTGACGCGGCCCAGATTGAACACCTTGCCAGCCTCGCCCGGCTGCAACTCACGCCCGACGAGAAAACCGCCATGCAGGAAGACCTGACGCGCGTGCTGGGGTACTTCGCGGAGCTGAACGAAGTGAACACCGACGGCATCGAGGAAATGCAGCGCCCGGTGAACCTCGTGAATGTCCTGCGCGAGGACGTACCCGCCCAGGCCTTCTCCCCGTCGGTGGTGTCCGCGCTGGCCCCGGAAATGCAGGACGGGCAGATCAGGATTCCGCGCACCGTGGAGGCCGAGTAA
- the serS gene encoding serine--tRNA ligase — translation MLDLRFIRENPDAVKRAVQVKGVDLNIDELLQLDRDLVALKQRVESLLTERNANAKLVPKASADERPALIQKGKDLAEDIRALEPQQRAHEEQLKQLLLRVPNIPLDGVPVGKDDSENVELRREGKLPEFDFTPLDQVEILEKQGWADFERVARVSGSRSYLLRAEAALLEMAILMFALDFLAGRDFTPLSTTALVRPETLVHSGHFPGDEESVYRFADDDLMLAGTVEVPINSLYAGEQLNHTDLPLTFAGLSAAFRREAGSAGRDVRGLIRVHEFRKVEQYVMCRADQAEGLKWFNTLLGNAEGILQALELPYRVIQNCTGDMGAGKVLMYDIETWVPSEEKYRETHSCSYLGDWQARRTGLRYRDGDGKLQYAHTLNNTGIASPRILVPFLENHQQADGTVRIPAALRPYLGGREVIGKPVR, via the coding sequence ATGCTGGATCTCCGTTTTATCCGGGAAAACCCGGACGCCGTGAAACGCGCCGTACAGGTGAAGGGCGTCGATCTGAACATCGACGAACTGCTGCAACTCGACCGTGACCTGGTCGCCCTGAAGCAGCGCGTGGAGAGCCTGCTGACCGAGCGCAACGCCAACGCGAAACTCGTACCGAAAGCCAGCGCCGATGAGCGCCCCGCACTGATCCAGAAAGGCAAGGACTTGGCCGAGGACATCAGGGCGCTGGAACCCCAGCAACGCGCCCACGAGGAGCAACTGAAGCAACTGCTCCTGCGTGTCCCGAACATCCCGCTGGACGGCGTGCCCGTCGGCAAGGACGACTCCGAGAACGTGGAGTTGCGCCGCGAGGGCAAGTTGCCAGAGTTTGACTTCACACCGCTGGATCAGGTCGAGATCCTGGAAAAGCAGGGCTGGGCCGATTTCGAGCGGGTGGCCCGCGTGTCCGGCAGCCGCAGTTACCTGCTCAGAGCCGAAGCGGCCCTGCTGGAAATGGCGATCCTGATGTTCGCGCTGGATTTCCTGGCCGGACGGGACTTCACGCCCCTGTCCACCACGGCACTGGTGCGCCCGGAAACGCTGGTTCACTCCGGCCACTTCCCCGGCGATGAGGAATCGGTGTACAGGTTCGCGGACGATGACCTGATGCTGGCAGGAACCGTGGAAGTCCCCATCAACAGCCTGTATGCCGGGGAGCAACTGAACCACACGGACTTGCCCCTGACCTTCGCGGGACTCAGCGCCGCTTTCCGCCGCGAGGCGGGCAGTGCCGGGCGGGACGTGCGCGGCCTGATTCGTGTTCACGAGTTCCGAAAGGTCGAGCAGTACGTGATGTGCCGGGCCGACCAGGCCGAGGGCCTGAAGTGGTTCAACACGCTGCTGGGCAACGCCGAGGGCATCTTGCAGGCGCTGGAACTGCCGTACCGCGTCATCCAGAACTGCACCGGGGACATGGGCGCGGGCAAGGTTCTGATGTACGACATCGAAACCTGGGTTCCCAGCGAGGAGAAGTATCGCGAGACGCACAGTTGCTCGTACCTGGGCGACTGGCAGGCCCGCCGCACCGGCCTGCGCTACCGCGACGGGGACGGCAAGTTGCAGTACGCCCACACCCTCAACAACACCGGTATCGCCTCGCCCCGTATTCTGGTGCCGTTCCTGGAAAACCACCAGCAGGCCGACGGCACTGTCCGCATTCCCGCCGCGCTGCGCCCGTACCTGGGCGGCAGGGAAGTGATCGGGAAACCCGTGCGTTAA
- a CDS encoding SDR family oxidoreductase → MNAARLRRVLEANVIGSFLCAAEAVRRMSTRHGGVGGAIVNVSSKASVLGSPGEYVDYAMSKGAIDTLTIGLAKEVAAEGIRVNAVRPGIIDTDIHASGGEPGRVERLGPAQPMGRGGTPEEVAAAVLWLLSDAASYVMGSFIDVAGGR, encoded by the coding sequence ATGAACGCGGCCCGCTTGCGCCGGGTGCTGGAAGCCAACGTGATCGGTTCGTTCCTGTGTGCCGCCGAGGCGGTCAGGCGCATGTCCACCCGTCACGGCGGGGTGGGCGGCGCAATTGTGAACGTGTCCAGCAAGGCATCCGTACTGGGTTCACCGGGCGAGTACGTGGATTACGCCATGAGCAAGGGGGCCATCGACACGCTGACCATCGGGCTGGCGAAGGAAGTCGCTGCCGAGGGCATCCGGGTGAACGCCGTGCGCCCCGGCATCATCGACACGGACATTCACGCTTCGGGTGGAGAGCCAGGGCGGGTGGAGCGACTTGGCCCGGCGCAACCGATGGGGCGCGGCGGCACGCCGGAGGAAGTGGCGGCGGCGGTCCTGTGGCTGCTCTCGGACGCGGCGTCTTACGTCATGGGTTCGTTCATTGACGTGGCGGGCGGCAGATAA
- a CDS encoding GGDEF domain-containing protein, with translation MSADLPSQHSENTHRWFWLPEDPHTAPDIMDALRRRLYIFALLFGLPVVLLVWLLEFQNATHNPAFNLLYPALLIVLLGTLYWLKSNRPLPPIERTMYVANAITFTVQFLTIRSTPSSEVILLLVTAYLMLLANTTIGYLMFGTRLAGYLSLGTFTLSVVLCSVMIIQTHPAALMISATRLQLSVAALLVLIHSLSWYRSIYTRIYSERLQMQLELYTDPLTELPNRRAAYRAIEHLLTEAGNGTSGSIILLDIDHFKRVNDQYGHPTGDSVLHHFAQLLRSSTREQDTPSRWGGEEFLIVLPATTLSQAAALAQRIRQTLNTTEHDTVGRVTASCGVTTLHSGDDLSRLVARADEALYRAKAKGRNQVVASQDALSTALEGHYLPPATSMNEPMT, from the coding sequence ATGTCAGCGGACTTGCCTTCACAGCACAGTGAGAACACTCACCGCTGGTTCTGGCTGCCGGAAGACCCCCACACGGCCCCGGATATCATGGACGCCCTGCGCCGACGCCTGTATATTTTTGCGCTGCTGTTCGGCCTGCCCGTCGTGTTGCTGGTGTGGCTGCTGGAATTTCAGAACGCCACCCACAACCCCGCCTTCAACCTGCTTTACCCGGCCCTGCTGATCGTCCTGCTGGGCACCCTGTACTGGCTGAAGAGCAACCGGCCCCTCCCTCCCATTGAACGCACCATGTACGTCGCCAACGCCATCACTTTCACGGTGCAGTTCCTGACCATCCGCAGCACCCCCAGCAGTGAAGTGATTCTGCTGCTGGTCACCGCGTACCTGATGCTGCTTGCCAACACCACCATCGGTTACCTGATGTTCGGCACGCGCCTGGCGGGTTACCTGAGCCTGGGAACGTTCACGCTCAGCGTCGTGCTGTGCAGCGTCATGATTATTCAGACGCACCCGGCAGCCCTGATGATCTCCGCCACGCGCCTGCAACTGTCGGTCGCGGCTCTACTGGTACTGATTCATTCGCTGTCGTGGTACCGCTCGATTTACACCCGCATTTACTCCGAGCGCCTGCAAATGCAACTGGAACTGTACACCGATCCGCTCACCGAACTGCCCAACCGCCGCGCCGCTTACCGCGCCATCGAGCACCTGCTGACTGAAGCGGGGAACGGTACGTCCGGCAGCATCATTTTGCTGGACATCGATCACTTCAAACGCGTGAACGACCAGTACGGTCACCCCACCGGGGATAGCGTGCTGCACCACTTCGCGCAACTCCTGCGCAGCAGCACCCGCGAGCAGGACACGCCCAGCCGCTGGGGCGGCGAGGAATTCCTGATCGTGCTGCCCGCCACCACCCTGAGCCAGGCCGCCGCCCTGGCACAGCGCATTCGGCAGACGCTGAACACCACCGAGCACGACACGGTAGGGCGCGTGACCGCCAGTTGCGGCGTGACCACCCTTCACTCAGGCGATGACCTGAGCCGCCTGGTCGCCCGCGCGGACGAGGCGTTGTACCGGGCCAAAGCCAAAGGCAGGAATCAGGTGGTTGCCAGCCAGGATGCCCTGTCAACCGCGCTGGAAGGCCATTATCTGCCGCCCGCCACGTCAATGAACGAACCCATGACGTAA
- a CDS encoding endonuclease — translation MDVPSDVLADTQARFVRRNPEREDHLQRLNVGGPLAAESPERVEARLTRVGVPMPDARAIVEGHRPLQDVTARLPEETRLTVERVLGANDLVNVAYLDLARAASRAVGRIVLRDNRGRVMGFGTGWLCSPHAILTNHHVLEAAATAKNSVIEFDYELKADGTLRERITLPLDPDALFLTSEKLDYSLVAVKGETSAFGWLPLFGSADKNVLGEALSIVQHPSGEPKQVALRENRLVDRLPDFLHYETDTAPGSSGSPVFNDAWEVVALHHSGVPRTDGQGRPLKRDGTPVGPGDPDTAIDWLANEGVRISRLLEDLRGRADAQGQPLVAEVLAANRPPLVGAPERAAPEAVNLLDLGTVRVGADGQATFPVTVRFKVGDSAATPAPPASTKPYLDPQDAARAQAYYAGVSLGTPQDNFQALSRLLTDTHTTTPRYDPAAELYPEIDVWPDGKIRSIYSAREHSPQEFIAADRAVQERRERLARLENLNVEALEEALPYNCEHVVPQSWFGKREPMRGDLHHLFSCEATCNSFRGNTPYFDFPDDNANPPSEVVRGEVVRGDCGQREPGEFEPHWGKGAVARATLYFLLRYPGVVRQYGPAQLQTLLAWHAAEAPGDWEKHRNALIGARQGNRNPLIDHPEWAEQVDFARGLGT, via the coding sequence ATGGACGTTCCCTCAGACGTGCTGGCCGACACTCAGGCGCGCTTCGTGCGCCGCAACCCCGAACGTGAAGACCACCTGCAACGCCTGAACGTGGGCGGCCCCCTGGCGGCCGAGTCGCCCGAGCGCGTGGAGGCCCGCCTGACCCGCGTGGGTGTGCCCATGCCCGACGCCAGGGCCATCGTGGAGGGCCACCGGCCCCTTCAGGACGTGACCGCCCGCCTTCCCGAGGAGACGCGCCTGACCGTGGAGCGCGTGTTGGGGGCCAACGATCTGGTGAACGTCGCTTACCTCGACCTGGCGCGGGCCGCCTCACGGGCGGTGGGCCGCATCGTCCTGCGGGACAATCGGGGGCGCGTTATGGGCTTCGGGACGGGCTGGCTGTGCAGTCCGCACGCCATCCTGACCAACCACCACGTGCTGGAGGCCGCCGCCACCGCCAAAAACAGTGTCATCGAATTCGATTACGAACTGAAAGCCGACGGAACGCTACGCGAACGCATCACGCTTCCCCTCGATCCGGACGCGCTTTTCCTGACCTCGGAGAAACTGGATTACTCGCTGGTGGCGGTCAAAGGCGAGACGTCCGCGTTCGGCTGGCTGCCCCTCTTCGGCAGTGCCGACAAGAACGTGCTGGGCGAGGCCCTCAGCATCGTGCAGCACCCCAGCGGCGAGCCGAAGCAGGTGGCGTTGCGCGAGAACCGCCTGGTCGACCGTCTGCCGGACTTCCTGCACTACGAGACCGACACCGCGCCCGGCAGCAGTGGCAGCCCGGTGTTCAACGACGCCTGGGAGGTCGTGGCCCTGCACCACAGCGGCGTGCCGCGCACCGACGGGCAGGGCCGCCCCCTCAAGCGCGACGGCACGCCGGTGGGGCCGGGCGACCCGGACACCGCCATCGACTGGCTGGCGAACGAGGGCGTGCGCATCAGCCGCCTGCTGGAAGACCTGCGGGGCCGCGCCGACGCGCAGGGCCAGCCGCTGGTGGCCGAAGTGCTGGCCGCCAACCGCCCGCCGCTGGTCGGCGCCCCCGAAAGGGCCGCGCCGGAAGCCGTCAACCTCCTCGACCTGGGCACCGTGCGCGTCGGCGCAGACGGCCAGGCCACCTTTCCCGTGACCGTGCGCTTCAAAGTCGGTGATTCGGCGGCCACGCCCGCGCCGCCCGCGTCCACAAAACCGTACCTCGACCCGCAGGACGCTGCCCGCGCCCAGGCATACTACGCCGGCGTGAGCCTGGGAACACCACAGGACAACTTCCAGGCCCTCTCCAGGCTGCTGACGGACACGCACACCACCACACCCCGTTACGATCCGGCGGCCGAGTTGTACCCGGAAATCGACGTGTGGCCCGACGGAAAAATAAGGAGTATCTACAGCGCCCGCGAGCACAGCCCGCAGGAATTCATCGCCGCCGACCGGGCGGTGCAGGAACGCCGCGAACGCCTGGCCCGTCTGGAAAACCTGAATGTCGAGGCCCTGGAAGAAGCCCTGCCATACAACTGCGAGCACGTGGTTCCCCAGAGCTGGTTCGGCAAACGCGAACCCATGCGGGGCGACCTGCACCACCTGTTCTCCTGTGAGGCCACCTGCAACAGCTTCCGGGGCAACACCCCCTACTTCGACTTTCCTGATGACAACGCCAACCCGCCCAGCGAAGTGGTGCGCGGCGAAGTGGTACGCGGCGATTGCGGCCAACGCGAACCCGGCGAGTTCGAGCCCCACTGGGGCAAGGGAGCGGTGGCGCGCGCCACCCTGTATTTCCTGCTGCGTTACCCCGGCGTCGTGCGCCAGTACGGCCCGGCGCAGTTGCAAACGCTGCTGGCCTGGCACGCCGCCGAGGCTCCCGGCGACTGGGAGAAGCACCGCAACGCCCTGATCGGCGCCCGCCAGGGCAACCGCAACCCCCTGATCGACCACCCCGAATGGGCCGAGCAGGTGGATTTTGCCCGCGGCCTGGGAACGTAG
- a CDS encoding DinB family protein encodes MVEALFDPALLRSFGDSPEDVSRHLQAELDALEGHLGTRQGDWTRVQAGREWSPAQELEHVLAIGRAGGKAVHLLLSEKELRAFPQLQGELKEGKRQTPDFARPSPDGLAWEAWTEAWQTHRQELESAAARLRATPERRLWHPYFGELDALDWMRSLVGHLRGHRELLERSVTP; translated from the coding sequence ATGGTTGAAGCCCTGTTTGATCCTGCCCTGCTCCGTTCCTTCGGTGACTCGCCAGAGGACGTGAGTCGCCACCTGCAAGCGGAACTGGACGCGCTGGAAGGCCACCTGGGCACCCGCCAGGGCGACTGGACGCGCGTGCAGGCGGGCCGCGAGTGGTCGCCCGCGCAGGAACTCGAGCACGTGCTGGCCATCGGGCGAGCGGGAGGAAAGGCGGTCCATCTGCTGCTGTCGGAGAAGGAACTCCGGGCGTTTCCGCAGCTTCAGGGGGAATTGAAGGAAGGCAAGCGTCAAACCCCTGATTTTGCCCGGCCCAGCCCGGACGGCCTGGCCTGGGAGGCCTGGACGGAAGCGTGGCAGACCCACCGTCAGGAACTGGAGAGCGCGGCCGCGCGCCTGCGGGCCACGCCGGAACGCCGGTTGTGGCACCCCTACTTCGGTGAACTCGACGCCCTGGACTGGATGCGCAGCCTGGTGGGGCACCTGCGCGGTCACCGGGAACTGCTGGAGCGGAGCGTGACGCCTTGA
- a CDS encoding quinate 5-dehydrogenase, with translation MSDLLKDWQPAPAGHKHVVSVSLGNSKRNAREQFTLLGQPFILERLGTDGDSARAAELFRQLDGKVDAFGLGGADLYVIADRKRYVFNNVRKLVSNARVTPVLDGSGLKNTLERDAIAQLDPVLNWRSKRVLMVSAVDRFGMAEALAQHHADVVYGDLIFGLNIDRPIRTIGTLRTVAKLALPAITKLPQDWFYPTGEKQESSVEGKGTKYYAWADVIAGDTHYAKRYAPKNLLGKTILTQTITPADREWMKDRGVARLITTTPRMGSRNFATNVLEAMFVAMSGQRQALSEAQYLDYIRQVGFKPEINEL, from the coding sequence ATGAGTGACCTCCTGAAAGACTGGCAACCCGCGCCGGCCGGGCACAAGCACGTGGTCAGCGTCTCGCTGGGCAACAGCAAACGCAACGCCCGCGAGCAGTTCACGCTGCTGGGCCAGCCTTTCATTCTGGAACGCCTGGGCACCGACGGCGACAGCGCCCGGGCCGCCGAGCTGTTCCGCCAACTGGACGGCAAAGTCGACGCCTTCGGGTTGGGCGGCGCCGACCTGTACGTCATCGCTGACCGCAAACGCTACGTGTTCAACAATGTCCGCAAGCTCGTGTCGAATGCCCGAGTCACTCCGGTGCTGGACGGCAGCGGCCTGAAAAACACGCTGGAACGCGACGCCATTGCCCAGCTCGACCCGGTGCTGAACTGGCGCAGCAAGCGCGTCCTGATGGTCAGCGCCGTCGACCGTTTCGGCATGGCCGAGGCGCTGGCCCAGCATCACGCCGACGTCGTGTACGGCGACCTGATCTTCGGCCTGAACATCGACCGGCCCATTCGCACCATCGGCACGCTGCGCACCGTGGCGAAACTGGCCCTGCCCGCCATCACGAAACTTCCGCAGGACTGGTTTTACCCGACCGGCGAGAAACAGGAAAGCAGCGTCGAGGGCAAAGGCACCAAGTACTACGCCTGGGCCGACGTGATCGCCGGCGACACCCACTACGCCAAACGCTACGCCCCGAAAAATCTGCTCGGCAAGACCATCCTGACGCAGACCATCACCCCCGCCGACCGCGAGTGGATGAAAGACCGCGGCGTGGCCCGCCTGATCACCACCACCCCGCGCATGGGCAGCCGCAACTTCGCCACCAACGTGCTGGAAGCCATGTTCGTCGCCATGAGCGGCCAGCGACAGGCCCTGAGCGAAGCGCAGTACCTCGACTACATCCGCCAGGTGGGCTTCAAACCCGAAATCAACGAGCTGTAA
- a CDS encoding aspartate/glutamate racemase family protein — MKLLGVLGGMSWTSTAEYYRLLNTIYAQRLGGLHSAPLLLHSVDFAEIAALQKSGEWEQAGELLAGAARGLERAGAGAILLATNTMHKVAPQLEEAVNIPLLHIVDGTARAIKAAGWTRVGLLATAFTMEQDFYTGRLRERFGIETIVPDAAGRADVHRIIYDELCRNDLRPSSRQRYREIMADLVQRGAQGIILGCTEITLLVGPQDTGVPVFDTTGLHAEAAVNWLLA; from the coding sequence GTGAAGCTGCTGGGCGTGCTGGGCGGCATGAGCTGGACGAGCACCGCGGAGTATTACCGCCTGCTGAACACCATCTACGCGCAGAGACTGGGCGGGCTCCACTCCGCGCCGCTGCTGCTGCACTCGGTGGATTTCGCAGAAATCGCGGCCTTGCAAAAATCCGGCGAGTGGGAACAGGCCGGGGAATTGCTGGCCGGCGCAGCGCGGGGGCTGGAGCGGGCCGGGGCGGGGGCCATCCTGCTGGCGACCAACACCATGCACAAGGTCGCGCCGCAGCTTGAAGAAGCGGTGAATATTCCCCTTCTGCACATCGTGGACGGCACCGCGCGGGCCATCAAGGCCGCTGGGTGGACGCGCGTGGGTTTGCTCGCTACGGCGTTCACCATGGAGCAGGACTTCTACACCGGGCGGCTCCGGGAGAGGTTCGGCATTGAAACCATCGTTCCGGACGCTGCGGGGCGGGCGGACGTTCACCGCATCATCTACGACGAATTGTGCCGAAACGACCTGCGTCCCAGTTCACGCCAGCGCTACCGCGAAATCATGGCCGACCTGGTGCAGCGCGGCGCCCAGGGCATCATCCTGGGCTGCACGGAAATCACGCTGCTGGTCGGCCCGCAGGATACCGGCGTTCCTGTGTTCGACACCACTGGACTGCACGCCGAAGCAGCCGTGAACTGGTTGCTGGCGTAA
- a CDS encoding 2-isopropylmalate synthase, which translates to MTQQAAPQKVEAQRIRIFDTTLRDGEQSPGVALNHTQKLEIAHTLARLGVDVIEAGFPIASPGDLEGVSRIAREVRGPIITGLARANRADIEAAAKAVEAAEKARIHTFIATSPIHMAKKLQLEPDAVVERAVMAVQLARTFVDDVEFSAEDATRSDWAFLARIFKAAVEAGATTINVPDTVGYTTPDEMRDLFAFLKAELPAHVYLSSHCHDDLGMAVANSIAAVEGGARQIECTINGIGERAGNASLEEIVMAFHTRRDHYPFETGIRSREIYRASRLVSRLSGMPVQPNKAIVGDNAFAHESGIHQDGVIKARETYEIMNAELVGREAAVLVMGKHSGRAAFRKALNDLGYEDMPDDKVQYLFGRFKDLADRKGQIFSDDLRALVESRADVPQTFSLEGFQITSGMNMTPVAFVRLQTPDGPVDATSHGDGPVDAAYAAIARITGLNPELETYRIQAVTKGDDALGEVSITARYGEKLLSGSGVATDIVEASARAWVRIMNMIVAGMGAERREGDMAPGRL; encoded by the coding sequence ATGACCCAGCAAGCCGCACCGCAGAAAGTTGAAGCCCAGCGCATCCGCATTTTCGACACGACCCTGCGCGACGGCGAGCAGTCGCCCGGCGTGGCCCTGAACCACACCCAGAAGCTGGAAATTGCCCACACCCTGGCGCGGCTGGGCGTGGACGTGATCGAGGCCGGGTTCCCCATTGCCAGCCCCGGCGACCTGGAGGGCGTGTCGCGCATTGCGCGCGAGGTGCGCGGGCCGATCATCACCGGTCTGGCCCGCGCCAACCGGGCCGATATCGAGGCGGCGGCGAAGGCGGTGGAGGCCGCCGAAAAAGCGCGCATTCACACGTTTATTGCCACCAGCCCCATTCACATGGCCAAGAAGTTGCAACTGGAGCCGGACGCCGTGGTCGAACGCGCCGTCATGGCCGTACAACTGGCCCGCACCTTCGTGGACGACGTGGAATTCAGCGCCGAGGACGCCACCCGCAGCGACTGGGCATTCCTGGCGCGTATTTTCAAGGCGGCCGTGGAGGCCGGGGCGACCACCATCAACGTGCCGGACACCGTGGGGTACACCACGCCCGACGAGATGCGGGATCTGTTCGCGTTCCTGAAAGCCGAGTTGCCCGCACACGTGTACCTGTCGAGCCATTGTCACGACGACCTGGGCATGGCGGTGGCCAACAGCATCGCCGCCGTGGAGGGCGGAGCGCGGCAGATCGAATGCACCATCAACGGCATCGGGGAACGCGCCGGGAATGCCAGCCTGGAAGAAATCGTGATGGCCTTTCATACGCGCCGCGACCACTACCCCTTCGAGACCGGCATCCGCAGCCGCGAAATCTACCGCGCCAGCCGCCTGGTGTCGCGCCTGAGCGGCATGCCGGTGCAGCCCAACAAGGCCATCGTGGGCGACAATGCCTTCGCGCACGAGTCCGGCATTCACCAGGACGGCGTGATCAAGGCCCGCGAAACCTACGAGATCATGAACGCCGAACTGGTGGGCCGCGAGGCCGCCGTGCTGGTCATGGGCAAACACAGTGGCCGCGCCGCCTTCCGCAAGGCCCTGAATGACCTGGGCTACGAGGACATGCCCGACGACAAGGTGCAGTACCTGTTCGGCCGCTTCAAGGACCTGGCCGACCGCAAAGGCCAGATCTTCAGCGATGACCTGCGGGCCCTGGTGGAATCCCGCGCCGACGTGCCGCAGACCTTCAGCCTGGAAGGCTTCCAGATCACGTCTGGCATGAACATGACGCCCGTGGCCTTCGTGCGCCTGCAAACGCCCGACGGCCCCGTCGACGCCACCTCGCACGGGGACGGCCCGGTGGACGCCGCCTACGCCGCCATTGCCCGAATCACCGGCCTGAACCCCGAACTGGAAACCTACCGCATTCAGGCTGTCACCAAGGGCGACGACGCGCTGGGCGAAGTCAGCATCACCGCCCGCTACGGCGAGAAACTGCTGTCGGGCAGTGGGGTCGCCACCGATATCGTGGAAGCCTCGGCCCGCGCCTGGGTGCGCATCATGAACATGATCGTCGCCGGCATGGGTGCCGAACGCCGCGAAGGCGACATGGCCCCCGGTCGCCTGTAA
- a CDS encoding MalY/PatB family protein, with the protein MNTEALGPAELRHADSIKWMQYPEGVVPMWIADMDFPVAEPILAALRERLTRPIGYPTLNGHSPLVTLLREKFAAQGLGDMPADGIAFLPSVVPGLYAAVNALSEPGEKVVTMVPVYHPFHLAITNLGREVVGVPLLDSGERWEVDWDALDAACAETKVLMLCHPHNPTGRVWDAEELRRLRELAIKHDLYVISDELHADLRFTGQPFEAFAADERVRARTVTVTGPCKAFNTAGLGIGALVSHDPELVRRIMTKTSGLMGHPSALSITMWHAALAEGGPWLAETVAYLKDNRDFLGAFLHQRLPWVKFHPVEATYLAWLDLRAHAQTADIQNFLLNEAKVAIHNGPVFAPDAQKPLYQGFVRLNFATPRPILQDALERMAQALG; encoded by the coding sequence ATGAACACCGAAGCGCTTGGCCCGGCGGAACTTCGTCACGCAGACAGCATCAAGTGGATGCAGTACCCCGAGGGCGTGGTGCCGATGTGGATTGCCGACATGGATTTCCCGGTGGCCGAGCCGATTCTGGCGGCCCTGCGTGAGCGGCTGACGCGCCCGATCGGCTATCCGACCCTGAATGGACATTCGCCGCTGGTGACGCTACTGCGCGAGAAGTTCGCCGCGCAGGGCCTGGGCGACATGCCGGCGGACGGCATCGCTTTTTTGCCGAGCGTGGTGCCGGGTCTGTACGCGGCGGTCAACGCGCTGAGCGAACCGGGCGAGAAGGTGGTCACGATGGTGCCGGTGTACCACCCCTTTCACCTGGCGATCACCAATCTGGGGCGCGAGGTGGTAGGCGTGCCGCTCCTCGACTCGGGGGAGCGCTGGGAAGTGGACTGGGACGCGCTGGACGCCGCCTGCGCCGAAACGAAAGTCCTGATGCTGTGCCACCCGCACAACCCCACCGGCCGGGTGTGGGACGCCGAGGAACTGCGCAGGCTGCGTGAACTGGCGATCAAGCACGACCTGTACGTCATTTCCGACGAGTTGCACGCCGACCTGCGCTTTACGGGTCAGCCGTTCGAGGCCTTTGCCGCCGACGAGCGGGTGCGCGCCCGCACAGTCACGGTCACCGGGCCTTGCAAGGCTTTCAACACGGCGGGCCTGGGCATCGGGGCGCTGGTGAGCCACGACCCGGAACTGGTCAGGCGCATCATGACGAAAACCTCGGGCCTGATGGGTCACCCGTCGGCGCTGAGCATCACCATGTGGCACGCTGCGCTGGCCGAGGGCGGCCCCTGGCTGGCCGAAACCGTGGCGTACCTCAAGGACAACCGCGACTTCCTGGGCGCATTTTTGCACCAGCGCCTACCGTGGGTGAAGTTCCACCCGGTGGAGGCCACCTACCTGGCGTGGCTGGATCTGCGGGCGCACGCCCAGACCGCCGACATTCAGAATTTCCTGCTGAACGAGGCGAAAGTGGCCATCCACAACGGCCCGGTGTTTGCGCCGGACGCCCAGAAACCGCTGTACCAGGGGTTCGTTCGCCTGAATTTCGCCACGCCGCGCCCCATTCTTCAGGACGCCCTGGAACGCATGGCCCAGGCGCTGGGCTGA